One segment of Ochotona princeps isolate mOchPri1 chromosome 28, mOchPri1.hap1, whole genome shotgun sequence DNA contains the following:
- the ARRDC3 gene encoding arrestin domain-containing protein 3 isoform X3, translating into MVVPKAAIYQTQAFYAKGKMKEVKQLVANLRGESLSSGKTETWNGKLLKIPPVSPSILDCSIIRVEYSLMVYVDIPGAMDLFLNLPLVIGTIPLHPFGSRTSSVSSQCSMNMNWLGLSLPERPEAPPSYAEVVTEEQRRTNLAPVSACDDFERALQGPLFAYIQEFRFLPPPLYSEIDPNPDQSADDRPSCPSR; encoded by the exons ATGGTGGTGCCAAAGGCAGCCATTTACCAAACACAGGCCTTCTACGCCAAAGGGAAGATGAAGGAAGTCAAACAGCTGGTCGCCAACCTGCGCGGGGAATCCTTGTCTTCTGGAAAGACAGAGACGTGGAACGGCAAACTGCTGAAAATTCCACCAGTTTCTCCCTCAATCCTTGATTGTAGTATCATCCGTGTGGAATATTCACTAATG GTGTACGTGGATATTCCTGGAGCTATGGATCTATTTCTTAATTTGCCACTTGTCATTGGTACCATTCCTCTACATCCATTTGGCAGCAGAACCTCAAGTGTCAGCAGTCAGTGTAGCATGAATATGAACTGGCTGGGTTTATCCCTTCCTGAAAGACCTGAAG CGCCACCCAGCTATGCCGAAGTGGTGACGGAGGAACAAAGGCGGACCAATCTGGCACCAGTGAGTGCCTGTGATGACTTTGAGAGAGCGCTTCAAGGACCACTGTTTGCATATATCCAGGAGTTTCGGTTCTTGCCTCCACCTCTATATTCAGAG ATTGATCCAAATCCTGATCAGTCAGCAGATGATAGGCCATCATGCCCCTCTCGTTGA